One Balnearium lithotrophicum genomic window carries:
- a CDS encoding peptidyl-prolyl cis-trans isomerase has product MRKALLLCLILLASCGLGSESKKQTSNVETKKTAVCSQDTVLAEGKGLRVTLSDYKYTQSLLNSKSKSFFSSHPEELLKRMVNRRLVLKYVEDSGLSKKYGLDSEIEEFKKDYLSRLYVSEEAKKRLKPVTDEEIVKRFKELFPKKDPSKMSKGDRNFIENELKVKHYDEAVKSIYSEVERKLKVSDKDGKITVSCCSIEVSQNLKGGEDKSRVENQLKERFFKEYFYKKALEKGFDKDPNFQRMLTEYFANRAIEIFRKELEREIHLSPEELKDFYEKNREKFKMPDRAQAVVLLFEDKKKAIEAKKLLESGKSWEEVSKRFGKFNAKPKFYFKDAKDPVGSLIFAEGEPEKGKIMVAQFGDRTYAVIYVIKTVKGGVLPYEKVKNYVKLVLKREKLRKLEEEKLRELWKKYNVKLENLNCIGSS; this is encoded by the coding sequence ATGAGAAAGGCTTTACTACTTTGTTTAATACTTCTTGCTTCATGCGGCTTAGGTTCGGAGAGTAAAAAGCAGACCTCTAATGTTGAAACTAAAAAAACGGCCGTTTGCTCACAGGATACAGTACTTGCAGAAGGAAAGGGACTGAGAGTAACCCTATCGGACTATAAGTATACTCAGAGCTTACTTAACAGTAAGTCGAAGTCTTTCTTCTCCTCCCATCCTGAAGAACTTTTGAAGAGGATGGTGAACAGGAGGTTAGTCCTTAAGTATGTGGAAGACTCAGGACTTTCTAAGAAATATGGTTTGGATAGTGAGATAGAGGAATTTAAGAAAGACTACCTCTCAAGGCTTTACGTGTCTGAGGAAGCCAAGAAGAGACTTAAACCTGTAACCGATGAGGAGATTGTAAAACGGTTCAAGGAGCTCTTTCCCAAAAAGGACCCTTCAAAAATGAGTAAGGGTGACAGAAATTTTATAGAGAACGAACTGAAGGTTAAACACTACGATGAAGCCGTTAAATCAATATACAGTGAGGTTGAAAGAAAACTAAAGGTAAGTGATAAGGATGGAAAAATAACAGTAAGCTGCTGCTCAATAGAGGTTTCACAAAATCTGAAAGGGGGAGAGGATAAAAGCAGAGTTGAAAATCAACTTAAGGAGAGGTTTTTCAAGGAGTATTTCTACAAAAAGGCATTGGAAAAGGGATTTGACAAAGACCCAAACTTTCAAAGGATGTTAACCGAGTACTTTGCAAATAGGGCTATTGAAATCTTCAGGAAGGAGCTTGAGAGGGAAATTCACCTAAGCCCTGAAGAGTTGAAGGACTTTTATGAAAAGAACAGAGAAAAGTTCAAGATGCCAGACAGGGCTCAAGCAGTTGTTCTACTCTTTGAAGATAAGAAAAAGGCCATTGAAGCGAAAAAGTTACTCGAGTCCGGAAAGAGCTGGGAGGAGGTTTCAAAGAGGTTTGGAAAGTTTAATGCCAAACCAAAGTTCTACTTTAAGGATGCAAAGGATCCTGTAGGCTCCCTCATCTTTGCAGAAGGAGAACCAGAGAAAGGAAAGATTATGGTTGCTCAGTTCGGAGATAGGACGTACGCTGTTATCTACGTTATTAAGACTGTTAAGGGAGGAGTCCTTCCCTACGAGAAGGTTAAAAACTACGTGAAGTTGGTTTTAAAGAGGGAAAAGCTGAGGAAACTGGAAGAGGAAAAGTTGAGGGAGCTCTGGAAAAAGTACAACGTAAAATTGGAGAATCTTAACTGTATAGGGAGCTCTTAG
- a CDS encoding PfkB family carbohydrate kinase has translation MKRELLSFGSIVIDNVLVVKRFPSINETVLAEKYRYTYGGAGANVAVAAARLGVKSSLFAVSGRDFEKTNYKRHLKNEGVDTSGIIPSRCLMPRSFIVSKENSDDQVLYYYENKRETRKILFENIEKAYKLSSESEICHFSTGHFEFYYRLLKKKVKNVVSFDPGQETFNYPYRVVRILPFVHMLFMNNHEAKRLKEILKIRSIRQISGPKLVCVSLGAQGSIILFKGELFKIPAVKPSRVVDPTGAGDSHRAGFLSSLLKGYDVKTAGRIASVVASFTIEAEGAQTSLPNWEKVVRRYEHFFKEKFPSPQTTWERTKEELLS, from the coding sequence TTGAAAAGGGAGTTACTTTCCTTTGGTAGTATCGTGATAGATAACGTATTGGTCGTAAAGAGATTTCCCTCTATCAATGAAACCGTTTTAGCTGAAAAGTACAGGTACACGTACGGAGGAGCAGGAGCAAACGTTGCCGTTGCTGCAGCAAGGTTAGGTGTTAAGAGCTCCCTCTTTGCAGTCTCCGGAAGGGATTTTGAGAAGACGAACTATAAAAGACACTTAAAAAATGAGGGAGTGGATACAAGCGGAATTATTCCCTCAAGGTGTTTAATGCCCAGAAGCTTTATTGTAAGCAAGGAAAACAGCGATGACCAAGTTCTATACTACTACGAAAACAAGAGAGAAACGAGAAAAATTTTGTTTGAAAATATTGAGAAGGCGTACAAACTATCTTCCGAGAGTGAAATCTGCCACTTTTCAACAGGACACTTTGAGTTCTACTACAGACTTTTAAAGAAAAAAGTAAAAAATGTTGTTAGCTTTGATCCAGGTCAGGAGACTTTTAATTATCCTTACAGAGTTGTAAGGATTTTGCCGTTTGTTCACATGCTCTTTATGAACAATCACGAGGCAAAGAGATTAAAGGAAATTTTGAAAATTAGAAGTATCCGTCAGATAAGTGGCCCTAAGCTTGTGTGCGTTTCCCTCGGGGCTCAAGGTTCAATAATCCTGTTTAAAGGAGAACTCTTTAAGATTCCGGCTGTAAAACCGTCAAGGGTCGTTGACCCAACTGGAGCTGGAGATTCCCACAGGGCGGGATTTCTATCCTCCCTTCTAAAGGGTTACGACGTTAAAACGGCTGGAAGGATTGCCTCTGTTGTCGCCTCGTTTACAATTGAAGCAGAAGGGGCACAAACGAGCCTCCCAAACTGGGAAAAGGTTGTAAGGAGGTACGAACACTTCTTTAAGGAGAAGTTTCCCTCTCCACAAACAACATGGGAGAGGACAAAGGAGGAGCTCCTCTCCTAA
- a CDS encoding DUF448 domain-containing protein, translating to MRTCSGCRKKGENEEFIRFVIHEGKPLPDVARKLPGRGFNVCPSYDCIKRFVKKQFKGRLNPEDVYSETFNALKNYFLHLLSLCHKTGVTVIGQDNIKKLKDGREGILILSSDLSPKTKENLKKKGFFPLEDVFSSEELGGAIRKETRIGALFVEKVGLGRKLYEVGRKLKSLRRED from the coding sequence TTGAGGACCTGTTCAGGTTGCAGGAAAAAGGGAGAGAATGAGGAGTTTATAAGGTTTGTAATTCATGAAGGTAAACCCCTGCCGGACGTTGCAAGGAAGTTGCCCGGTAGGGGATTTAATGTTTGCCCCAGTTACGATTGTATAAAGAGGTTTGTTAAAAAGCAGTTTAAGGGAAGGTTAAATCCCGAAGATGTTTACAGTGAAACATTCAATGCACTAAAAAACTATTTTCTACACCTTCTCTCCCTCTGCCATAAAACGGGAGTAACCGTAATAGGTCAGGACAACATAAAAAAGCTCAAGGACGGCAGAGAAGGAATTCTCATTCTTTCTTCAGATTTAAGTCCTAAAACAAAAGAAAACCTAAAGAAAAAAGGATTTTTCCCCTTAGAGGATGTTTTCTCCTCTGAGGAGTTAGGTGGAGCTATAAGAAAAGAAACGAGGATTGGAGCTCTGTTTGTGGAGAAGGTTGGGCTTGGAAGGAAGCTCTACGAGGTTGGCAGGAAACTTAAAAGTTTGAGGAGGGAGGATTGA